TCGAATCCACCGCCCTGCACGTTTTGCGCCTGATTCAGGACGAGGCCATGAAAGACAACACCGGCGAAGTGCACGCACAAGTTCCGGTAGATGTCGCCACCTTCCTTCTGAATGAAAAACGCGCCGAACTGTTCGGCTTGGAAGAGCGTTTGGACGTATCCGTACTGCTGATTCCGAATATCCATTTGGAAAATCCGCACTTCGAAATCACCCGCGTGCGTATCGACGACGTGGAAGAAGACGGCGGCGAGCCGAGCTACAAGCGCGTGGCCGAGCCGGAAGAAGACGAAAGCAGCAAACCGTTTGGCAGCGAAAAAGCCAAAGCTGCCCGTCCCGAACCGGCCGTCAAAGGAATCAAACATACCCAACCCGCGCCGACTCCTCAGGCAGCCAAACCGTCTTCATGGTGGGAAAGCTTCAAAGCATGGCTGGGCAGAATTTTCGGCAGCACAGCAGCCGCAGCGGAAAAACCCGCCGATGCCGAGCCGTCTGAAAAACGCCGCGAACGCCAAAACAGCCGCCGCAACCATACTCACAACCGCCGCCAAAATCCGCGCCGCAACGGCAAGCGCGACGGCAGCAAAGTAGAGGTACAGGAAATCGGCGAAGCCAAAACCGACAACCGCGAAGACAATGCGGCCGGCAAAGAACGCAGTGAAAGCCGCAACCGCCGCGAGCGCAACCAGCGCAACCGTGAGGAAGAGCGCGAGAACCGCTCCGCCGCTCCTGTTGCCGCACTTTCCGGACAGTCTGCTGCCGACAATGCCGCAGACAAGCCGCAAGCCGCCCAAAGCGCACAAGCAGCAAAAGCCGAACGCAACGAGCAAGGCAAACGCCGCCGCAAACGTGATGAGGCGCAAACCGAACCGGCAGCAGTCGAGCAAACCGCAACCGACAAACATCAAGAGTCGGAAACCGAAGCCGCTGAAACCGCACAACCGCGCGAACGCAACCGCCGCGAGCGAAACAACCGCAACCAGCGCGACCGCCGCAACAACGGCAAAAAACGCAATATCCCGTCCGCCCGTAAAATCGAGCAATACCTGAATATCAGCGATGCCGCCGACAAAGTCCGTTTTGCCGTGGCACACGTTTACGGCATAACCGGCGAGCAGTCCTCTTCCCTTGCCGCACCAAGCGAAGAAGCTCAAACGGCTGCAGATGAGCCGCTGGTGGTCGTCGTTCCGCAACACGAGGAACACGCGGACGACATCGTTTTTGCCATCGAAAACACCGAACCCGCACCCGCCGCACACAGCAGCGAGCAAGCCGTTATCCTGTCTGCCGCAGAAAAAGTAACTGCCGCCGTTCATACCGTATTCGGTATCGAACACAACGACAGCCCTGTTGAAACTGCTCCGCAGCAGACGGCCTCATCTGCGCCTGCCGCAGCAGACAGCTTGAGCGGAATGGTCTTTGTAGAAACCGATCCGGCAGCCTTGGCCGCGCTAGCCGCCCAAGTCCAACCGGAGCCTTCCGGCGGACTGCGCCGTGCCGACCTGCCGAAAGCGGAAACCGCCAATCTTGAAGAAGTTGAAATGATTTTGGTGGAAACCCGTAAAAGCTAATACCTGAAAATCCCAAAGGCCGTCTGCAAATCAAGCTGTATCTGATTTGCAGACGGCCTTTTTATCATCAAACAAAAGAAACCATAAACCGCATGAATGCCGTACCCGTTGGATTCGGTTCTGCCCTCCCGCTGCGCCCTATTTTTCAGCCACTCGCCCATACATATATAGTCGAATAAAATAAGAATGAGACAAGGCAGCGAAGCCGCAGACAGTACACATAGTACGGCAAGGCAAAGCAACGCTGTATCATTCTTATTTTAAATGACTATATAATCGGACAGCATAAAATAAGGCCGCAACACCTCAGACGCTACAAGCCGTATAAATCGGCGGGCGGGCTGCTTTCACAGCTCGAGCAAGCACTCTCCTTAAGCAAGGCACAGCAAACGCCGTATCATTCTGTGTGAAACAACCCTAAAAACAAACCGCCCGATAAGGGCGGCTGAATCAAGCGGCAAACTGCTTTTCTTTGACCACGGCAATGCCGGCAGGCAGCCATCATGAAATCTTAGCATAGCAAAAAAGGCCGTCTGCAAAACACATACTGCATTTTGCAGACGGCCTGTTTACATTTCCAAGCTTACACGCCTTGTTTCAAACTGGCTTCGATAAAGCCGTCGAGATCGCCGTCGAGCACGGCTTTGGTGTTGCCGACCTCGTGGCCGGTGCGTAAGTCTTTAATGCGCGAAGAATCCAGCACATACGAACGGATTTGGCTGCCCCAGCCCACATCGGACTTGCCTTCTTCCAACGCCTGTTTTTCCTCGTTGCGCTTACGCATTTCCAACTCATACAGCTTGGCTTTCAACATCTCCATCGCCGCCGCCTTGTTGGCATGTTGCGAACGGTCGTTTTGGCACTGCACCACAATGCCCGTCGGCTCGTGGGTGATGCGCACGGCGGAATCGGTTTTGTTGATGTGCTGGCCGCCCGCGCCGGACGCGCGGTAGGTATCGATGCGCAAATCGGCGGGGTTGATTTCGATTTCGATGGAATCGTCGATTTCCGGATACACAAACACCGAAGCAAACGAGGTGTGGCGTTTGTTGTTGGAGTCAAACGGCGAATAGCGCACCAGGCGGTGCACGCCGGTTTCCGTGCGCAACAGACCGTAGGCGTACTCGCCTTCCAAGCGGAGGGTGGCGCGGTTGATACCGGCGATTTCACCGTCGTCCTGCTCTAAGATTTCCACTTTGAAGCCGCGGCGTTCGGCATAGCGCGAATACATGCGCAGCAGCATACCCGCCCAGTCTTCCGCCTCCGTGCCGCCCGCGCCGGCGGTGATGTCGATAAAGCAGTTGTTCGGGTCGGCGGGCTGGTTGAACATCCGCTTGAATTCCAGTTCGGCCATTTTGGCTTCCAAACCGGCCACATCTTCCTGCACGGCGGCAAAGCCCTCCGCATCGCCTTCTTCCACCGTCATCTCAATCAACATGCGGCTGTCTTCGATGCCGGCGGCGATGGTGTCGAGCGTGAGCACGATGCCTTCCAAAATCTTGCGCTCCTTGCCGATTTCCTGCGCTTTTTTCGGGTCGTTCCACAATTCGGGATCTTCCGACAAACCGATTACTTCTTCCAAACGGTCTTTCTTACCCTGATAATCCATATACACGCGGATGTCGGCACTGCGGGTTTCCAAATCGTTTAAGGTGTTGTTCAACTGATTGATAACTTCAGCTTCCATGATTTTCTTGTTCTTTCAGAATTTTAGAACCTGCATTCGCAATCGGCATGAGCAGATTTTTTGGCCTGAAAATGCGGATACAAGGCGAAAAGCACAGCGAGGTCGGACACCTTGCGGGCATTTTCAACGCAGTAGGCGCGCTTTAGGACGGAAAAGCCGCCTTGCTGATTGCGAATGCAGGTTCTGACGTGCGTATTGTACTGGATTCGGGGGGATTTTTCTATGTAGGAGCAGGGAAAATGCCGTCTGCAAAATCCAAGTTTTCAGACGGCATTTGCAACATCGGGTATTATCCGACCGCCAGTACCGTGCAGTTGCACAAATCATCGCTTTCAAAAGCGGTACGCATACCTGCCTGCAAACCCGGCACGGGAAACAGGCGCACAGTCAACGGCTTGTTGAGACGGAATGCCATCGTACCGGTGTCGCGCATAATCGCGGCGATTTTTTCAGACGGCGTATCGCCTCCGACAGGTACGGTATCCAAGCCGATGCCGCACACGCTGCTGTAAGTGAGCAGGTGCTGTATGTCGAAAGAACCGTCCGACGTTGCCGCCGCCAGCCCTTCGTCTTCCACCACTGCCAACATCAAACCGGAAAAGCCGACCGCGCAGACATTGTCCAGCGTTTTAAACACACGTGTCAGCAGTGCCGAAGCCTCCGCTGTTCCTGCCGCGCCGAAATGAGGTACGCGCAACAGCCGGTACACTTCCACCATCGACGTGCAGTTTTTCGACGGTGCGGCAGAAGTATCCATACCCGCATAACGCCACCCCTCTGCCAACGGCACGGCGGCAACACACGCCTGTACAGCATCCGCATGGTATTGCAATGCACTTTTCATGGCGGCAAACGCAGCTTGGCGGAACGCTTCGTGCGCCTCGGGCAGATTGTTCAGACGGCGTAATGCCGCCGCCAGCAAATCGGGCGACTCCAAGCCGACCACCAGACACTTGTCCGAACCGCCCCGATGGTAGCCTGCCGGAAAATACGGAATCAGCTCGTTACAGTTGAAATTGACTGTAAAATTGAAATTGCCTTCGCCGCGCGGTGTGATTTCACCGATTTTCCGCACCGCCTCCACACAGTTCAAAATCCGGTCATTATCTAAAAAACCGTTTTCATTCAAACCGATATTGACACAGGCATTACTCAGGTCGCCGAAATCCCGAATCAGCTCCGGCA
The nucleotide sequence above comes from Neisseria animalis. Encoded proteins:
- a CDS encoding Rne/Rng family ribonuclease; this translates as MKRMLFNATQAEELRVAIVDGQNLLDLDIETLGKEQRKGNIYKGVITRIEPSLEACFVDYGTDRHGFLPFKEVSRSYFQDYEGGRARIQDVLKEGMEVIVQVEKDERGNKGAALTTFISLAGRYLVLMPNNPRGGGVSRRIEGEERQELKEIMAQLPVPRGMSVIARTAGIGRSKEEMEWDLNYLLQLWRAIEEAGEAHHDPYLLFMESSLLIRAIRDYFRNDIGEILVDNQEVYDQISEFMSYVMPNNVGRLKLYEDHTPLFSRFQIEHQIESAFARSVSLPSGGAIVIDHTEALVSVDVNSARATRGADIEDTAFKTNMEAAEEVARQMRLRDLGGLVVIDFIDMENPKHQRDVENVLRDALKKDRARVQMGKLSRFGLLELSRQRLKPALGESSHVACPRCAGTGVIRGIESTALHVLRLIQDEAMKDNTGEVHAQVPVDVATFLLNEKRAELFGLEERLDVSVLLIPNIHLENPHFEITRVRIDDVEEDGGEPSYKRVAEPEEDESSKPFGSEKAKAARPEPAVKGIKHTQPAPTPQAAKPSSWWESFKAWLGRIFGSTAAAAEKPADAEPSEKRRERQNSRRNHTHNRRQNPRRNGKRDGSKVEVQEIGEAKTDNREDNAAGKERSESRNRRERNQRNREEERENRSAAPVAALSGQSAADNAADKPQAAQSAQAAKAERNEQGKRRRKRDEAQTEPAAVEQTATDKHQESETEAAETAQPRERNRRERNNRNQRDRRNNGKKRNIPSARKIEQYLNISDAADKVRFAVAHVYGITGEQSSSLAAPSEEAQTAADEPLVVVVPQHEEHADDIVFAIENTEPAPAAHSSEQAVILSAAEKVTAAVHTVFGIEHNDSPVETAPQQTASSAPAAADSLSGMVFVETDPAALAALAAQVQPEPSGGLRRADLPKAETANLEEVEMILVETRKS
- a CDS encoding DUF711 family protein: MQNPDLTSPELCRVRTVTAFISLDKDDGNWQSVLAEAKQQCDNIAAALQQRGYTVQSVRLVANPFGEYLDTENIAAASQGLARIRGILENLNRNGLRIRFAIGEARTQQEIALLPELIRDFGDLSNACVNIGLNENGFLDNDRILNCVEAVRKIGEITPRGEGNFNFTVNFNCNELIPYFPAGYHRGGSDKCLVVGLESPDLLAAALRRLNNLPEAHEAFRQAAFAAMKSALQYHADAVQACVAAVPLAEGWRYAGMDTSAAPSKNCTSMVEVYRLLRVPHFGAAGTAEASALLTRVFKTLDNVCAVGFSGLMLAVVEDEGLAAATSDGSFDIQHLLTYSSVCGIGLDTVPVGGDTPSEKIAAIMRDTGTMAFRLNKPLTVRLFPVPGLQAGMRTAFESDDLCNCTVLAVG
- the prfB gene encoding peptide chain release factor 2, yielding MEAEVINQLNNTLNDLETRSADIRVYMDYQGKKDRLEEVIGLSEDPELWNDPKKAQEIGKERKILEGIVLTLDTIAAGIEDSRMLIEMTVEEGDAEGFAAVQEDVAGLEAKMAELEFKRMFNQPADPNNCFIDITAGAGGTEAEDWAGMLLRMYSRYAERRGFKVEILEQDDGEIAGINRATLRLEGEYAYGLLRTETGVHRLVRYSPFDSNNKRHTSFASVFVYPEIDDSIEIEINPADLRIDTYRASGAGGQHINKTDSAVRITHEPTGIVVQCQNDRSQHANKAAAMEMLKAKLYELEMRKRNEEKQALEEGKSDVGWGSQIRSYVLDSSRIKDLRTGHEVGNTKAVLDGDLDGFIEASLKQGV